In Halorhabdus rudnickae, the following proteins share a genomic window:
- a CDS encoding transcriptional regulator, producing the protein MSRSALVENVTAMLEDAGFLVSDRCAIRPKSFDVAARRGEDTVLVKILGNIDAFDGHTGAEMRRLGEYLRATPLVIGLRTRDEELKPGVVYFRHGVPVLSPDTAMDFFLEEVPPLIYAAPGGLYVNIDSDVLADARQNEDMSLGKLAKELGVSRRTVSKYEDGMDASVEVAAELEEIFDAPLTSPVQVLEGAEEVRDDDTMPDDPEADPDDELVVTVLQRVGFDVHPTNRAPFKTVSENQRRHDRVLTGHSELTEAAEKRARIMASVGKVTRTRAVYVVDRATRDSLEGTALVEESEMEGIEDADELRDMIRDRGEEPA; encoded by the coding sequence ATGTCACGATCCGCACTGGTCGAGAACGTCACGGCCATGCTCGAGGACGCGGGCTTTCTCGTCAGCGACCGGTGTGCGATCCGACCGAAGAGCTTCGACGTGGCAGCCCGTCGGGGCGAGGACACGGTCCTCGTGAAGATCCTCGGCAACATCGACGCCTTCGACGGCCATACGGGCGCGGAGATGCGTCGACTGGGGGAGTACCTGCGGGCGACGCCGCTGGTTATCGGCCTCCGGACGCGCGACGAGGAACTCAAGCCGGGCGTCGTCTACTTCCGCCACGGCGTGCCCGTGCTCAGTCCGGACACGGCGATGGATTTCTTCCTCGAGGAGGTCCCACCGCTGATCTACGCAGCACCGGGCGGCCTGTATGTCAACATCGACAGTGACGTCCTGGCCGATGCCCGCCAGAATGAGGACATGAGCCTCGGGAAACTCGCTAAAGAACTTGGCGTCTCCCGGCGGACAGTCTCGAAGTACGAGGACGGCATGGACGCTTCCGTCGAGGTGGCCGCCGAACTTGAGGAGATCTTCGACGCGCCGTTGACCTCCCCGGTCCAGGTACTCGAAGGGGCCGAAGAGGTCCGCGACGACGACACGATGCCCGATGACCCCGAGGCCGATCCTGACGACGAACTCGTTGTGACGGTGCTCCAGCGGGTCGGCTTCGACGTGCACCCGACCAACCGCGCGCCGTTCAAGACCGTCAGCGAGAACCAGCGCCGACACGATCGCGTACTGACGGGGCATTCGGAACTCACCGAGGCCGCCGAAAAGCGTGCCCGGATCATGGCTTCGGTCGGCAAAGTGACACGCACCCGCGCCGTCTACGTCGTCGACCGGGCGACGCGGGATTCACTTGAGGGGACCGCCCTCGTCGAGGAATCCGAAATGGAGGGCATCGAGGACGCCGACGAGTTGCGAGACATGATACGCGATCGCGGCGAGGAACCCGCCTGA
- a CDS encoding ornithine cyclodeaminase family protein, giving the protein METRVLGPDTVTRLAATDAIVEAVKSAFAASARDRAVMPAKSYVDLPEYNGDFRSMPVYLAVRPGDGTSEAAWDAAAVKWVNVHPDNPADHDLPTVMGTIIYTDPETGFPLAVLDGTRITRLRTGAAAAVATEYLAREDATSLGLVGAGRQADSQLEAIATVRDVQRVVVADADETAVARFLDRWGDRFDVREGTIAEAATCDIVSTVTPVEEPIVETVGPDTHVNAMGADAAGKHEIDDDILLDARIVVDDYEQCTHSGEINVPYGEGMLTDDDIDATLGPIVAGDLPGRRDRDGVTVFDSTGLAIQDVASAHVIYERARETDLGDPYKLVETE; this is encoded by the coding sequence ATGGAAACGAGAGTACTGGGGCCGGACACGGTGACGCGTCTCGCCGCCACGGATGCGATTGTCGAAGCCGTCAAGAGCGCTTTCGCCGCCAGCGCGCGCGACCGCGCGGTCATGCCCGCCAAGTCCTACGTCGATCTTCCGGAATACAACGGTGACTTCCGGTCGATGCCGGTGTACCTCGCCGTCCGTCCGGGCGACGGGACGAGCGAAGCGGCCTGGGACGCCGCGGCGGTGAAGTGGGTCAACGTCCATCCCGACAACCCCGCCGACCACGACCTCCCGACGGTGATGGGAACGATCATCTACACAGACCCCGAGACAGGCTTTCCGCTCGCGGTGCTCGACGGAACACGGATCACTCGCCTCCGGACGGGCGCGGCGGCCGCCGTCGCGACCGAGTACCTCGCCCGCGAGGACGCCACCTCGCTGGGACTCGTGGGTGCCGGCCGACAGGCCGATTCCCAACTCGAAGCGATCGCGACGGTCCGGGACGTTCAGCGCGTGGTGGTCGCAGACGCCGACGAGACGGCTGTCGCCCGCTTTCTCGACCGTTGGGGCGATCGCTTCGACGTGCGCGAGGGGACGATCGCGGAGGCAGCCACCTGCGACATCGTCTCGACGGTGACGCCCGTCGAGGAGCCGATCGTCGAGACCGTCGGCCCGGACACGCACGTCAACGCGATGGGAGCCGACGCCGCGGGGAAACACGAGATCGACGACGATATCCTCCTAGACGCCCGGATCGTCGTCGATGACTACGAGCAGTGTACGCACTCGGGAGAGATCAACGTCCCGTACGGGGAGGGCATGCTGACCGACGACGATATCGACGCCACACTCGGGCCGATCGTCGCCGGGGACCTGCCGGGACGACGGGACAGAGACGGCGTCACTGTCTTCGACTCGACCGGGCTGGCGATCCAGGACGTGGCCAGCGCGCACGTAATCTACGAGCGCGCCCGGGAGACGGATCTTGGCGATCCATACAAACTGGTCGAAACCGAGTAA
- a CDS encoding DUF5814 domain-containing protein, with protein MAITDKIYVKNHRQLVSQLETSFPKSAFSGATLDVLFHGENLAKVDDATQDRILDFAEDFMDCDCESAPHCGHPEEKFVRYLLELRAGGLGPDAIVDVMGDDYMLYAYPGDVLSFLDNAVRTLEAVESLADVEGETDVARQAQNRREQLL; from the coding sequence GTGGCGATCACCGACAAGATCTACGTCAAGAACCACCGCCAGCTCGTCTCCCAACTGGAGACGTCCTTCCCGAAGAGTGCCTTCTCCGGCGCGACACTGGATGTCCTCTTTCACGGGGAGAACCTGGCGAAGGTAGACGACGCCACCCAGGATCGGATCCTCGATTTCGCCGAGGACTTCATGGACTGTGACTGCGAGTCAGCCCCCCATTGTGGCCATCCCGAGGAGAAGTTCGTCCGGTACCTCCTGGAGTTGCGCGCCGGGGGGCTGGGCCCGGACGCCATCGTCGACGTGATGGGCGACGACTACATGCTGTATGCCTATCCCGGCGACGTACTCTCTTTTCTTGATAACGCTGTCCGGACGCTGGAAGCCGTCGAATCGCTGGCGGACGTGGAAGGCGAGACCGACGTCGCCAGACAGGCACAGAACAGACGCGAACAGCTACTCTAG
- the leuS gene encoding leucine--tRNA ligase, which produces MATESDQRERGFDHEAIEPAWQDAWAEADVFRIPDDAEDPAYVLAMFPYTSGNLHMGHVRNYTITDAFARFERMRGEEVLHPMGWDSFGLPAENAAEERDTNPRDWTLSCIDSMREQLTRMGFGYDWEREVATCDPDYYRWNQWLFERFHEEGLVERQAAELNWCPSCETVLADEQVEGEDELCWRCDTPIETREMDQWFLTITDYAEELYEALDDLEGWPNNVREMQRNWIGKQEGASVAFEISGYGEVDIFTTRLDTIYGATYFSLAPGHPVAQEIAAENDEVAEYVEMAAAADEDDLDVTSGVFTGEYAINPATGEEIPVYVADYVLTDIGTGALYAVPAHDDRDHEFATAHDIEIRQVVEPAADADVDPEDIDVQEAAYTEDGVLDHSAVEDARVAPEPFDGLTSAEARERFVEVFDGEHRTEYNLRDWGISRQRYWGTPIPMVWCDDCGAVPVPEEDLPVELPEFVHTTGNPLDAAEEWKHVSCPECGGPAQRETDTMDTFIGSSWYFLRYVSPGLEDAPFDTERASEWMPVDQYVGGIEHAVMHLLYARFFTKVLDDVDLLEGVREPFENLTNQGMVLGEDGNKMSKSRGNGVSPQRIIEEYGADTARLFIMEAAQPEKEFAWSAEGVRSAHDFLQNLYTLAVEHAAGEVTTAADASAGDSAIAEYVDREIAATAARATAEYEDFRFNHALQAVRELVSLLRRYREVTAVDADTFESGLVTATKLLAPVAPHVGEEIWDELGREGLLAEAEWPDAAAPAEYDLERRLIEDTREDVRDIVKTVGIEEPAEITLAVAPAWKHDVADVARDAENVVPAVMQNEDLQRHGEDAADYAKELAGRGHVEEFLDPEREEATLQRAGWLIEREFDADVTVCSAEDAPEELAGKAEPGRPAIDIAE; this is translated from the coding sequence ATGGCCACAGAGAGCGACCAGCGCGAACGCGGGTTCGATCACGAGGCGATCGAACCCGCCTGGCAGGACGCATGGGCGGAGGCGGACGTTTTCCGCATCCCGGATGACGCCGAGGACCCGGCGTACGTCCTGGCGATGTTCCCCTACACGTCGGGGAACCTCCACATGGGCCACGTCCGCAACTACACGATCACCGACGCGTTCGCCCGCTTCGAGCGCATGCGCGGCGAGGAGGTGCTCCATCCGATGGGCTGGGACTCGTTCGGTCTTCCCGCGGAGAACGCCGCCGAGGAACGCGACACCAATCCCCGGGACTGGACGCTTTCCTGTATCGACTCGATGCGCGAGCAACTCACCCGGATGGGCTTTGGCTACGACTGGGAACGCGAAGTAGCGACCTGCGATCCCGACTACTATCGCTGGAATCAGTGGCTGTTCGAGCGCTTCCACGAGGAAGGCCTGGTCGAACGCCAGGCCGCCGAATTGAACTGGTGTCCCTCCTGCGAGACTGTCCTCGCGGACGAGCAGGTCGAGGGTGAAGACGAACTGTGCTGGCGCTGTGACACGCCGATCGAGACCCGCGAAATGGATCAGTGGTTCCTCACGATCACCGACTATGCCGAGGAACTCTACGAGGCCTTAGACGATCTGGAGGGGTGGCCCAACAACGTTCGGGAGATGCAGCGTAACTGGATCGGCAAACAGGAGGGCGCGAGCGTCGCCTTCGAGATTTCCGGCTACGGCGAGGTCGACATCTTCACGACCCGCCTCGATACGATCTACGGGGCGACGTATTTCTCTCTCGCACCCGGTCACCCCGTCGCCCAGGAGATCGCCGCCGAGAACGACGAGGTCGCCGAGTACGTCGAGATGGCCGCGGCCGCTGACGAGGACGACCTCGACGTGACTTCGGGCGTGTTCACCGGCGAGTACGCGATCAATCCCGCCACGGGCGAGGAGATCCCGGTCTACGTCGCCGACTACGTCCTGACCGACATCGGGACCGGCGCGCTCTATGCGGTCCCGGCCCACGACGACCGCGACCACGAGTTCGCGACGGCCCACGATATCGAGATCCGACAGGTCGTCGAACCCGCGGCGGACGCAGACGTCGATCCCGAGGACATCGACGTTCAGGAGGCAGCCTACACGGAGGACGGCGTCCTCGACCACTCGGCTGTCGAAGACGCTCGCGTCGCTCCCGAACCGTTCGACGGCCTCACGAGCGCTGAGGCCCGCGAGCGCTTCGTCGAGGTCTTCGATGGCGAGCATCGAACGGAGTACAACCTGCGGGACTGGGGCATCTCCCGGCAGCGGTACTGGGGGACGCCGATCCCGATGGTCTGGTGTGACGACTGCGGTGCAGTGCCCGTCCCCGAGGAGGACCTCCCGGTCGAACTGCCGGAATTCGTCCACACGACTGGCAATCCCCTCGACGCCGCCGAGGAGTGGAAGCACGTCTCCTGTCCCGAGTGCGGTGGACCTGCCCAACGAGAGACCGACACGATGGACACCTTCATCGGTTCGTCGTGGTACTTCCTGCGGTACGTTTCTCCGGGCCTGGAGGACGCACCCTTCGACACTGAACGCGCTTCCGAGTGGATGCCTGTCGATCAGTACGTCGGCGGGATCGAACACGCCGTGATGCACCTGCTCTATGCGCGCTTTTTCACGAAGGTGCTCGACGATGTCGACCTACTGGAGGGGGTCCGCGAGCCCTTCGAGAACCTCACCAACCAGGGGATGGTGCTGGGCGAAGACGGCAACAAAATGTCAAAGAGCCGTGGAAACGGCGTCTCGCCCCAGCGGATCATCGAGGAGTACGGGGCCGACACTGCCAGGCTGTTTATCATGGAGGCCGCCCAGCCCGAGAAAGAGTTCGCCTGGAGCGCCGAGGGCGTCCGGTCGGCCCACGACTTCCTGCAGAACCTCTATACGCTGGCCGTGGAGCATGCAGCGGGTGAGGTGACGACTGCAGCGGACGCATCCGCGGGGGATTCGGCGATCGCCGAGTACGTCGACCGCGAGATCGCGGCGACGGCCGCCAGGGCCACCGCGGAGTATGAGGATTTCCGGTTCAACCACGCCTTACAGGCGGTCCGGGAACTTGTCTCGCTGCTGCGCCGCTACCGGGAGGTCACGGCTGTCGATGCCGACACCTTCGAGAGTGGCCTCGTCACGGCGACGAAGTTACTCGCGCCGGTCGCGCCCCACGTCGGCGAGGAGATCTGGGACGAACTCGGTCGGGAGGGACTGCTGGCCGAGGCCGAGTGGCCCGACGCGGCGGCACCGGCCGAGTACGACCTCGAACGCCGCCTGATCGAGGATACCCGCGAGGACGTCCGGGACATCGTCAAGACGGTCGGTATCGAGGAGCCCGCGGAGATCACGCTCGCGGTCGCCCCCGCCTGGAAACACGACGTCGCGGACGTCGCCCGCGACGCTGAGAACGTCGTCCCGGCAGTCATGCAAAACGAGGACCTCCAGCGACACGGCGAGGACGCAGCCGATTACGCGAAGGAACTGGCCGGCCGGGGCCACGTCGAGGAGTTCCTCGATCCCGAACGCGAGGAGGCGACACTCCAGCGGGCCGGCTGGCTGATCGAGCGCGAATTCGACGCCGACGTCACCGTGTGTTCCGCCGAAGACGCCCCCGAGGAACTCGCCGGAAAGGCCGAGCCCGGCCGCCCGGCCATCGACATCGCGGAGTGA
- a CDS encoding RPA family protein — protein sequence MAATPTREVARRVFAGEFNDAMYTFKESDDERAPVYVLLPTGERANRVFVVGTLTETEDVGEDSEYWQGRVVDPNGDTFFMYAGQYQPDAASMLRELEPPAYVSVVGKPRTYETDDGEVNVSIRPESITPVNEGTRDRWVVETAERTLERAQGYREADPTQDEFAPDEYVRMAHEEYEPVMENYQRLAVEALESLQAETAESDV from the coding sequence ATGGCGGCGACGCCAACTCGCGAAGTCGCCCGTCGGGTCTTTGCCGGCGAGTTCAACGACGCGATGTATACGTTCAAAGAGAGCGACGACGAGCGCGCGCCGGTGTACGTCCTCCTTCCGACGGGCGAGCGCGCCAACCGCGTGTTCGTCGTCGGGACGCTGACCGAGACCGAGGACGTCGGCGAGGACAGCGAGTACTGGCAGGGGCGGGTCGTCGATCCCAACGGCGACACATTCTTCATGTACGCCGGGCAGTACCAGCCCGATGCTGCCTCGATGCTGCGGGAACTCGAACCGCCCGCGTACGTCTCCGTGGTCGGCAAGCCCCGGACCTACGAGACTGACGACGGCGAGGTCAACGTCTCGATCAGGCCCGAGTCGATCACCCCTGTCAACGAGGGGACGCGCGACCGCTGGGTCGTCGAGACGGCCGAACGGACGCTCGAACGCGCCCAGGGCTATCGCGAGGCCGACCCGACTCAGGACGAGTTCGCCCCCGACGAGTACGTTCGAATGGCACACGAGGAGTACGAGCCGGTAATGGAGAATTACCAGCGGCTGGCCGTCGAGGCCCTGGAGAGTCTCCAAGCGGAGACGGCAGAATCCGACGTCTGA
- a CDS encoding ribbon-helix-helix protein, CopG family: MSNKNKTISFRVSEEKFETLREIAEERDISLSAVFRDYVDMLVDHNGKVEVVPEHELNGGAESDDETFPPQVEVPKSFIREHERLELESDHLREQLEEYKRYVTKLREEVNGDDEDIIQLEDLDGTEEDEESAYRIGEFEETL; the protein is encoded by the coding sequence ATGAGTAACAAGAACAAAACGATCTCTTTTCGGGTCAGCGAGGAGAAATTCGAGACCTTGCGGGAGATCGCCGAAGAGCGTGATATCTCGCTGTCGGCTGTCTTTCGGGATTACGTCGACATGCTCGTCGATCACAACGGCAAGGTCGAGGTCGTCCCCGAGCACGAACTCAACGGTGGGGCCGAGAGCGACGACGAGACCTTCCCCCCGCAGGTCGAGGTCCCGAAGTCGTTCATCCGCGAGCACGAGCGCCTCGAACTCGAATCGGATCACCTCCGTGAGCAACTCGAAGAGTACAAGCGCTACGTGACGAAACTCCGCGAGGAAGTCAACGGCGACGACGAGGACATCATCCAGCTCGAGGATCTGGACGGCACAGAGGAAGATGAGGAATCGGCTTACCGTATCGGCGAGTTCGAAGAGACGCTGTAG
- a CDS encoding type IV pilin: MVLKRLEGNDERGLSPVISVILMVAITVILAAVIAGFVMNKGPSNSGPDRVEFRYENSTGWLSITHDGGEALKLSEYRVVVDMGAFTRDAMMDEHYSGDTMTAGDQWNIDYTGTASPSDSHLGSTLNAGSIEEVRIVWEPPDSDRTQVIDTWTP; encoded by the coding sequence ATGGTACTCAAGAGATTGGAAGGTAATGACGAACGGGGCTTGTCGCCGGTCATCAGCGTGATTCTGATGGTTGCGATTACGGTGATCCTCGCTGCGGTGATCGCGGGGTTCGTAATGAACAAAGGGCCGTCGAACAGCGGGCCTGACAGGGTGGAGTTCCGGTACGAAAACTCCACAGGCTGGCTCAGTATCACGCACGACGGTGGAGAGGCCCTGAAGCTATCGGAATACAGAGTTGTCGTGGATATGGGCGCGTTTACGCGGGATGCAATGATGGACGAGCACTACAGCGGCGATACAATGACTGCCGGTGACCAGTGGAACATCGATTATACGGGTACAGCTTCGCCCTCCGATAGTCATCTGGGCTCCACCCTCAATGCCGGATCCATTGAAGAGGTCCGTATCGTCTGGGAGCCCCCCGACAGCGATCGAACGCAGGTCATCGATACCTGGACACCGTAA
- a CDS encoding beta-glucosidase, which translates to MDDRIDDLIDELSLAEKVSLTHGAVDPDGRATGYIPGIERLDVPPLRMVDGPLGVRIPGESSTAFPAPLALAATFDDDLAHEFGAALGRETRGKSQDVLLAPGVNLIRVPQNGRNFEYFSEDPIHAAAFSSAVVEGIQSMDVIATPKHYVANNQETARASTDVQVGDRPLRECYLPAFQAAVEAGAGSVMTAYNTVNGTRMSDHDRLINTVLKGEFGFEGYTVSDWFGTEGAADAATGGLDVEMPGITMDETVAPMAEDEEDPSGDDGGVEAPTDTMSDDAGGESMSAEVANGMPDPETCERFEETLADAVQAGDVPEERLDDIVARVLRQMDRVGMFDGDRIEGGVDTPAHRELAERVATRATVLLENDGVLPLEADADVAVIGPNVDEATLGGGGSSETSPVVESAPADAITDRAEGDVDVVRGLPRVVGVSLMDFLDGDTDPEPDGEVAIDAAVDAAAEAEVAVVFARDVATEALDRESLSLPDRQDELIEAVADANDRTVVVLNTSGPVEVPWREEVAAIVENWYPGQAHGDAIAAVLYGDCDPAGRLPVTFAPEGSYPTADERRFPGVDGQVHYDEGVFVGYRHFDRAGAEPTYSFGYGLSYADFEYVDASIDGERATVTVENVAERDGREVVQAYVRPPAIESVDRPERELAGFAAVDVPAGERVTVELDLDERAFARYDDSDGWTVDPGEYVVEIGHSPRDRRLERPVER; encoded by the coding sequence ATGGACGATCGGATCGACGACCTGATCGACGAACTCTCGCTCGCGGAGAAAGTCAGCCTCACTCACGGAGCAGTTGACCCGGACGGCCGGGCTACCGGATACATCCCGGGAATCGAGCGTCTGGACGTTCCGCCGCTTCGGATGGTCGACGGTCCGCTGGGTGTCCGAATCCCGGGGGAGTCCTCGACGGCGTTCCCGGCACCGCTTGCGCTCGCGGCAACCTTCGACGACGATCTCGCCCACGAGTTCGGTGCGGCGCTCGGTCGAGAAACCCGCGGGAAAAGCCAGGACGTGCTCCTCGCACCGGGCGTGAATCTGATCCGTGTCCCGCAGAACGGCCGGAACTTCGAGTACTTCAGCGAGGATCCCATCCACGCGGCGGCGTTTTCGTCCGCGGTCGTCGAAGGGATCCAGTCGATGGACGTGATCGCGACGCCGAAACACTACGTCGCGAACAACCAGGAGACTGCACGCGCTTCGACCGACGTTCAGGTCGGCGACCGACCGCTGCGTGAATGCTATCTGCCTGCCTTCCAAGCGGCCGTCGAGGCCGGTGCTGGATCGGTCATGACGGCCTACAACACCGTCAACGGTACCCGGATGAGTGATCACGACCGCCTGATCAACACCGTCCTCAAAGGCGAGTTCGGGTTCGAGGGCTACACCGTCTCGGACTGGTTCGGGACCGAAGGTGCGGCTGACGCCGCAACCGGCGGCCTCGACGTCGAGATGCCTGGAATCACGATGGACGAGACGGTCGCACCCATGGCGGAGGATGAGGAGGATCCATCGGGTGACGATGGCGGTGTGGAGGCACCCACAGACACGATGTCAGACGACGCGGGGGGAGAGTCGATGTCGGCGGAGGTCGCAAACGGGATGCCCGACCCCGAGACCTGCGAGCGCTTCGAGGAGACGCTTGCGGACGCAGTCCAAGCTGGAGATGTCCCCGAAGAACGTCTCGACGATATCGTCGCCCGCGTTCTGAGGCAGATGGACCGGGTGGGGATGTTCGACGGCGATCGTATCGAGGGGGGCGTCGATACACCCGCTCATCGCGAGCTCGCCGAGCGCGTTGCCACGCGCGCCACAGTCTTGCTTGAAAACGACGGCGTCCTCCCCCTCGAGGCGGATGCCGACGTCGCCGTGATCGGCCCGAACGTCGACGAGGCGACCCTCGGAGGCGGCGGTTCCTCGGAGACCTCGCCCGTCGTCGAGAGTGCTCCCGCCGACGCGATCACCGACAGAGCCGAGGGCGACGTCGATGTCGTTCGTGGCCTGCCGCGGGTCGTGGGTGTATCGCTCATGGACTTCTTGGATGGGGATACCGATCCCGAACCCGACGGTGAGGTGGCCATCGACGCTGCGGTCGACGCGGCGGCCGAGGCCGAGGTCGCAGTTGTCTTCGCCCGCGATGTAGCGACAGAGGCCCTCGATCGAGAGTCCCTCTCGTTGCCCGACCGTCAGGACGAACTGATCGAGGCGGTGGCCGATGCAAACGACCGGACGGTCGTCGTCCTCAACACGAGCGGGCCGGTCGAGGTGCCCTGGCGAGAGGAGGTGGCGGCGATCGTCGAGAACTGGTATCCCGGCCAGGCCCACGGTGACGCGATCGCCGCGGTGCTGTACGGGGACTGCGATCCCGCGGGACGACTCCCGGTCACGTTCGCCCCCGAGGGGTCCTACCCGACGGCCGACGAGCGGCGCTTCCCCGGCGTCGATGGGCAGGTCCACTACGACGAGGGCGTCTTCGTCGGCTACCGTCACTTCGATCGCGCCGGGGCCGAGCCGACCTACTCTTTCGGCTACGGGCTCTCGTATGCCGACTTCGAGTACGTCGACGCCTCGATCGACGGGGAGCGGGCGACGGTCACCGTCGAGAACGTTGCCGAACGCGACGGCCGGGAGGTCGTTCAGGCGTACGTCCGCCCACCCGCCATCGAGAGCGTCGACCGACCGGAGCGAGAACTCGCCGGGTTCGCCGCCGTCGATGTCCCGGCCGGCGAGCGCGTGACGGTCGAACTCGATCTCGACGAACGAGCTTTCGCCCGATACGACGATAGCGACGGCTGGACTGTCGATCCCGGTGAGTACGTCGTCGAGATCGGTCACTCGCCCCGCGACCGTCGGCTGGAGCGGCCCGTCGAACGGTAG
- a CDS encoding DUF7535 family protein — MSTADADEESDVRAALRTVTPLTTEGPNVQMNLFGYLVAAPLVLLLLPLLPFIVAGWVVSKGLGVLRG, encoded by the coding sequence ATGAGCACCGCCGACGCTGACGAGGAATCGGACGTACGGGCGGCGTTGCGGACGGTCACCCCACTCACGACTGAAGGCCCGAACGTCCAGATGAATCTCTTTGGTTACCTGGTCGCAGCACCGCTCGTCTTGCTGTTGCTCCCGTTGCTTCCGTTCATCGTCGCTGGATGGGTCGTTTCGAAGGGACTCGGCGTTCTCCGAGGCTAA
- a CDS encoding tRNA(Ile)(2)-agmatinylcytidine synthase, with the protein MTVIGIDDTDSRKWGMCTTYLAARVADRLANDHAVDRRLLIRLNPAVEHKTRGNAALAIHTDAPVEAALSAVETDLDMAETGDPRTNPGVVVAPEAPTNIPDQVVAFAGEAVQEHHALADARDLLADLGYATRSGGNGRGLIGALAAVGAWQANDDWTYECISYREADRRGTPREVDPESVFAAAEQAYPAAWDTVDRGEAYRRGASENTIGEGRAASSEGELVCVPHTPGPILHGIRGDEPATVRAVADAIEAEPVERRSLFVTNQGTDAHLQDGTVGTVRDDHSYRVSGVVDDPPETREGGHVFLSIVDDDDGVAGEESPTLQCAAFEPTKRFRDRVRDLRAGDRLTVCGEVSEGTLKLEKFAVRDLVVTERVTPTCPDCGRSMKSAGREQGYRCRDCETSADGKAERAIDRDLERGWYEVPPCARRHIAKPLVRGGFDAPTHPER; encoded by the coding sequence GTGACGGTCATCGGGATCGACGACACCGACTCCCGGAAGTGGGGGATGTGTACGACCTACCTGGCTGCGCGGGTAGCCGATCGACTGGCAAACGATCATGCGGTCGACCGCCGGTTGCTGATCCGTCTGAATCCGGCTGTCGAGCACAAGACCCGCGGGAACGCTGCGCTGGCGATCCACACCGACGCGCCCGTCGAAGCGGCGCTATCGGCCGTCGAGACGGACCTGGACATGGCCGAGACAGGCGACCCGCGGACGAACCCCGGCGTCGTCGTCGCGCCGGAGGCTCCCACGAACATCCCGGATCAGGTCGTCGCGTTCGCCGGCGAGGCCGTGCAAGAACACCACGCGCTTGCCGACGCGCGTGACCTGCTGGCGGACCTGGGATACGCGACCCGTTCGGGCGGGAACGGACGGGGCCTGATCGGCGCGCTCGCCGCCGTCGGCGCGTGGCAGGCCAACGACGACTGGACGTACGAGTGTATCTCCTACCGAGAAGCCGACCGTCGGGGGACGCCCCGCGAGGTCGATCCCGAGTCGGTCTTTGCCGCCGCCGAGCAAGCCTATCCCGCCGCCTGGGATACCGTCGATCGTGGCGAGGCCTACCGAAGGGGGGCCTCGGAAAATACGATCGGAGAGGGACGAGCCGCGAGCAGCGAGGGCGAACTCGTCTGCGTCCCACATACACCCGGGCCGATCCTCCACGGGATCCGTGGCGACGAGCCCGCGACAGTGCGGGCGGTAGCCGACGCCATCGAGGCCGAACCCGTCGAGCGGCGATCGCTGTTTGTCACCAACCAGGGGACCGACGCACACCTGCAGGATGGGACTGTCGGGACGGTCCGGGACGATCACTCATATCGCGTGAGCGGCGTCGTTGACGACCCGCCGGAAACCCGCGAGGGCGGGCACGTCTTTCTCTCGATTGTCGACGATGACGACGGCGTGGCCGGGGAGGAGTCACCGACGCTTCAGTGTGCGGCCTTCGAGCCCACCAAACGCTTCCGGGACCGCGTGCGGGATCTCAGAGCGGGCGACCGCCTGACCGTCTGTGGCGAGGTGAGCGAGGGCACACTCAAACTCGAAAAGTTCGCCGTCCGCGACCTCGTGGTGACCGAACGCGTGACGCCGACGTGCCCCGACTGCGGCCGGTCGATGAAGAGTGCCGGACGCGAACAGGGATACCGCTGTCGGGACTGTGAGACCAGCGCCGATGGGAAGGCCGAGCGCGCGATCGACCGCGACCTGGAACGCGGGTGGTACGAGGTGCCGCCCTGCGCCCGACGCCACATCGCCAAGCCGCTCGTCCGCGGGGGCTTCGACGCGCCAACCCATCCCGAGCGCTGA